The following are encoded together in the Natronolimnobius sp. AArcel1 genome:
- a CDS encoding thiamine pyrophosphate-dependent enzyme yields the protein MSAFNAIGEEREIDRDEFTPGVEPQPTWCPGCGDFGVLKSLKQALPEVGKNPEEVLTVTGIGCSGKLNSYLDTYGFHTIHGRSLPVARAAKLANPELEVIAAGGDGDGYGIGGNHFIHTARENHDMTYIVFNNEIFGLTKGQTSPTSPKGHKSKTQPSGSAKTPIRPLSQSLTAGASYIARTAAVNPNQAKEIIKEAIEHDGFAHVDFLTQCPTWNKDARQYVPYIDIQESDDYDHDVNDRAEAAEIMRETEDVLNEGTVLTGRYYVDDDRPSYQQEKQAVGEMPDEPLAERYFDDDAEWERSYDLLDRHK from the coding sequence ATGAGTGCATTCAACGCAATCGGTGAGGAGCGAGAGATCGACCGGGATGAGTTCACTCCCGGTGTCGAACCACAGCCGACCTGGTGTCCTGGCTGTGGCGACTTCGGTGTCCTGAAGTCGCTCAAGCAGGCACTCCCGGAAGTCGGCAAGAACCCAGAAGAGGTCCTGACCGTGACCGGGATCGGCTGTTCGGGCAAACTGAACAGCTATCTCGACACGTACGGCTTCCACACGATCCACGGCCGCTCGCTGCCCGTGGCCCGTGCCGCCAAACTCGCAAACCCTGAACTCGAGGTCATCGCCGCTGGCGGTGACGGTGACGGGTACGGCATCGGTGGGAACCACTTCATCCACACGGCTCGTGAGAACCACGATATGACCTATATCGTGTTCAACAACGAGATCTTCGGCCTGACGAAAGGCCAGACCTCGCCAACGAGCCCGAAGGGTCACAAATCGAAGACCCAGCCATCCGGCAGCGCGAAGACGCCGATTCGGCCACTGTCCCAATCGCTGACCGCTGGTGCGAGCTACATCGCCCGCACGGCTGCGGTCAACCCGAACCAGGCCAAGGAGATCATCAAGGAAGCCATCGAACACGACGGCTTCGCTCACGTTGATTTCCTCACCCAGTGTCCAACGTGGAACAAGGACGCCCGACAGTACGTCCCCTACATCGACATTCAGGAGTCCGACGACTACGACCACGATGTCAACGACCGCGCCGAAGCCGCTGAGATCATGCGCGAAACTGAGGACGTGCTCAACGAGGGCACCGTCCTGACCGGCCGGTACTACGTCGACGACGACCGACCATCCTACCAGCAGGAGAAACAGGCTGTCGGCGAAATGCCTGACGAGCCGCTCGCAGAGCGCTACTTCGACGACGACGCCGAGTGGGAACGCAGCTACGACCTGCTCGACCGACACAAGTAA
- the lrpA1 gene encoding HTH-type transcriptional regulator LrpA1: MSTQATEDRILEVLEEDAQASYSEIADRAGVSKPTVRKYINQLEDEGVIVGYSAEIDPKKLSSQTIALVGLDVASERYVEATKTLKGLEELESLYSSSGDHMLMAEVRAADGDSLGEFISETLLEIDGVTAAHPSFLQERLK, from the coding sequence ATGAGCACGCAGGCAACGGAAGATCGCATCCTCGAGGTCTTAGAAGAGGATGCCCAAGCTTCCTACTCGGAAATCGCCGATCGGGCAGGGGTATCAAAGCCGACGGTCCGGAAATACATCAACCAACTCGAGGATGAGGGCGTTATCGTCGGCTACTCGGCCGAGATCGATCCGAAGAAGCTCTCGAGTCAGACCATCGCACTCGTCGGGCTCGATGTCGCAAGCGAACGCTACGTTGAGGCGACCAAGACGCTGAAAGGACTCGAAGAGCTTGAATCGCTCTACAGTTCCAGCGGTGACCATATGCTGATGGCCGAAGTTCGAGCGGCAGACGGCGATTCACTCGGTGAGTTTATCTCTGAAACGCTTCTCGAGATTGACGGCGTTACGGCTGCCCATCCCTCGTTTTTGCAAGAGCGACTGAAGTAA